The sequence below is a genomic window from Ornithobacterium rhinotracheale.
CATCGTAGGATTTTTGCCGAAATACCACCTCGCGTAGAATATTCTTTAAGCAAAAGAGGTAAATCTCTGATTCCTCACTTGAATGCATTGATCCTTTGGGCTAAGGAGGAAATGCCAGGAATTTTGTCCGATAGGAATAAGAAAAGCGGAGATATGGCTTAATATAAGAAACTATCTCCACTTTTCTTAGATTTTATTCAGTATTATTTTTTATTTCAAATAATCAGTAAATTGTGAAATTCTACTTCCTATTTTCAAAATCTTATTGTTTTTATCCAATAAAATCATTGTCGGGGTGCCATCGACAGCAAATTCTTTTACTACTGGGCTATCCCATTTCAGCAAATCGCTGTAGTTGTACCAACCGGCATCTTTTACATAAGGTAAATAATCTTCTTTTTGTAAATCTACCGCAAAAGCTAAAATTTCGCCCCCAGACTTTTTAAATCTTTGATAAAAGTCTTTTACATACGGCATTTCGTGCTGGCAATGTCCACACCATGAGCCCCAGAACACGATTAATTTCTTATCTGCCTTAATATCATATAAGCTTTTCTTGCCATTTATAGGGCTTTTAAATACTATGTTTGGAGCTGTTTTCCCTACTTGTATGTTGTTTGAACCTTTTAATAAGGCTTTCAACTCTGGATTAATTTCACATGTGAGAGCCGTAGCTCTATCGGTATATTTCTGAGCTAAATCTTTGAAATTACTTGCCTGCATAAGGTTGATAACTGTAAGCAATACAGATTGCCCTCTAGAGGTATCCTCTCCCACAGCATCTAGCAAATCATCTGTGGCTTGTACGATTAGTTGTTCTGCTTGCTCACGAGTTGTGGCAAGTCTAGAAGATCCTATTAAATATTGAGAGGTAAGATCTCTTAAAAAACCAAAATTTTCTAAATTCTCTCCATCTTTTACCAAGTGGTTCTTAATTTCTTCGTTAGCCGTTCCAGGTTGTTCTGCATTTTTCTCTATCAATTCTTGAATGGTGAGATAATATTTCAAATCTGGATTCTTTACCTCAAAAGCTGGCATATTGCTTATACGCTGAGATTCTTTTTCCAGTGCTTTGTAAAACTCCTGCTCAGGCTTGTAAAAAGTCATTAATCCCGCCAAGCTTTTGTCTCTAATGTTTAAATAATTTTGATAATTAAGGTATTCTTGATGTTCTTTATTAATGCCGCCTGTATACTGCACCGAATGATTTGGATCATTAACATCTAAACTTAAATTGATATCCTTATTATCCGCAAATACTTGGTATCCTCCTTTGCTCAGGCTTAAATTAATTAAGCCTTTGTAAGCCTTTGGAAAAGTATAGCTAAAGAACCCATCTTTATTGGTTTCCACTTTCTGAGCTAAATGTGAAACTCCGTTTTCAAAAACTCTAATAACAATGGGTTTATTATCATAGTTTTTTAATTGCCCTTTAATTGTAAATTGAGCTTGTGCACTCTGCAACAAACAGATAGCGACAAGCAGTGTGCATATCTTTTTCATCATTAAAAATTTATTCTGTTCGGTAAAAAAGCAAAAATCTGTCCAAAAATGAACAGATTTTCACTATTTATATAATTTTCGTTTTAAAGCTCAAGTGCTCTTCTGATTTCTGCATCGGAAGTTCCTCCCATGAGTAATTCAGCAGGATTTTCCACAGCTTCTTTCACTGCCACCAAGAAACCTACGGATTCTCTACCATCGATGATTCTATGGTCGTATGAAAGGGCTACATACATCATTGGTGCAATGGCGATTCCTCCGTTTTTCACTACGGGGCGCTCCACGATATTGTGCATTCCTAATATGGCGGATTGCGGTGGATTGATGATTGGGGTGGATAGCATTGAGCCAAATACGCCTCCATTGGTAATGGTAAAGGTACCTCCCGTCATTTCATCTATGGTAATTTTCCCATCTCTCACTTTGGTGGCTAAATCTTTTATATTCTGCTCTATTCCTCTGAATGTAAGCATTTCCGCACTACGCACCACGGGCACCATAAGCCCTTTGGGGCCTGAGACAGCTACTGAAATATCCATAAAATCATAGGAAATTTTATATTCCCCATCTATCATAGAATTTACATCAGGGTACATTTGCAATGCGCGCACGGCGGCTTTGGTGAAGAATGACATAAAGCCTAAGCCCACTCCGTGTTTTTCCTTAAATTCATCTTTGTATTTTTTTCTTAGCTCAAAAATTGCCGTCATATCCACCTCGTTAAAGGTAGTGAGCATAGCGGTTTCATTTTTGGCACTCACCAATCTCTGGGCTAATTTCCTACGCAGAGCGGAAAGTTTTTTGCGCTCGCTCCCACGATTGGCATAGGAAGGGGCGCTGCCCATTGCTGGCACATATTGCTCGGCATCGGCTTTGGTAATTCTTCCGTCCTTGCCTGTGCCTTTCACCTCTTGGGGGTTGATATTCTTTTCAGCCAAAATCTTTTTAGCTGCTGGCGAAGCGGTGCCTGTGGCATAAGACTCCTTAGGCGTTTCTTTGGCTTGGGGAGCTTCCGGCTTTGCTTCTTCTTTTGGCTCTGGTTTAGCTTCGGTGGGCTTGCTTGCGCTGCGGTCGATTAGGCATACCACTTGCCCCACCTCCACGGTATCGCCTTCCTCGGCTTTAAGGGTGATTACGCCGCTTTCTTCGGCGGGAAGTTCTAGCGTGGCTTTATCAGAATCCACTTCAGCTATGGGTTGGTCTTTTTCTACATAGTCGCCATTTTTCACTAGCCAAGTGGCGATTTCTACCTCGGTGATGGATTCCCCTGGGGAGGGAACTTTCATTTCTAAAATGCTCATTATTTCTATTTTTTTATTTCTTATTATTAAGGTTAAATGTTTGATTAATTACATTTTGCTGATTTTTAAACCAAGCCTTAAACGAGCCTGTGGCGGGGGCAGCAGATTCGTGCGGAGCAACTACCTGCCAAGGCAATTCGCGCAGGGTTCTTAAAATGTAGCTCCAAGCGCC
It includes:
- the odhB gene encoding 2-oxoglutarate dehydrogenase complex dihydrolipoyllysine-residue succinyltransferase, encoding MSILEMKVPSPGESITEVEIATWLVKNGDYVEKDQPIAEVDSDKATLELPAEESGVITLKAEEGDTVEVGQVVCLIDRSASKPTEAKPEPKEEAKPEAPQAKETPKESYATGTASPAAKKILAEKNINPQEVKGTGKDGRITKADAEQYVPAMGSAPSYANRGSERKKLSALRRKLAQRLVSAKNETAMLTTFNEVDMTAIFELRKKYKDEFKEKHGVGLGFMSFFTKAAVRALQMYPDVNSMIDGEYKISYDFMDISVAVSGPKGLMVPVVRSAEMLTFRGIEQNIKDLATKVRDGKITIDEMTGGTFTITNGGVFGSMLSTPIINPPQSAILGMHNIVERPVVKNGGIAIAPMMYVALSYDHRIIDGRESVGFLVAVKEAVENPAELLMGGTSDAEIRRALEL
- a CDS encoding TlpA disulfide reductase family protein; its protein translation is MMKKICTLLVAICLLQSAQAQFTIKGQLKNYDNKPIVIRVFENGVSHLAQKVETNKDGFFSYTFPKAYKGLINLSLSKGGYQVFADNKDINLSLDVNDPNHSVQYTGGINKEHQEYLNYQNYLNIRDKSLAGLMTFYKPEQEFYKALEKESQRISNMPAFEVKNPDLKYYLTIQELIEKNAEQPGTANEEIKNHLVKDGENLENFGFLRDLTSQYLIGSSRLATTREQAEQLIVQATDDLLDAVGEDTSRGQSVLLTVINLMQASNFKDLAQKYTDRATALTCEINPELKALLKGSNNIQVGKTAPNIVFKSPINGKKSLYDIKADKKLIVFWGSWCGHCQHEMPYVKDFYQRFKKSGGEILAFAVDLQKEDYLPYVKDAGWYNYSDLLKWDSPVVKEFAVDGTPTMILLDKNNKILKIGSRISQFTDYLK